Proteins from one Fragaria vesca subsp. vesca linkage group LG6, FraVesHawaii_1.0, whole genome shotgun sequence genomic window:
- the LOC101309567 gene encoding probable E3 ubiquitin-protein ligase LOG2-like, which yields MGNMGSSRANSSRRRHRQSHPAPPPPAPPQPEISANRYVFAAATPYPAQYPNQNPAQYPNPGGYFQYPSYYPAAPLPAPYDHHHRVPHPQMDPNWGGGRYRCGPVMQVPTPYVEHQKAVTIRNDVNLKKESLRVEPDEENPGWFLLSFTFDATVAGSITIIFFAKEGEGCNLTPMKFSLLPPLTVYFQQGLGQKFKQPPGTGINFSMFDETELMKVAGLDVYPLAVKAEASPPEHDGSEGNSVSVATNSQITQAVFEREKGEFQVRVVKQILWVSGMRYELQEIYGIGNSVEDDLDSNDPGKECVICLSEPRDTTVLPCRHMCMCSGCAKVLRYQTNRCPICRQPVERLLEIKVNNGPEE from the exons ATGGGAAACATGGGCAGTAGTAGAGCCAACTCCTCTCGCCGGAGACACCGCCAGAGCCACCCTGCTCCGCCCCCACCGGCCCCACCACAGCCCGAAATCTCCGCCAACCGCTACGTCTTCGCTGCCGCGACGCCGTACCCGGCTCAGTACCCGAACCAAAACCCGGCGCAGTACCCGAACCCGGGAGGGTATTTCCAGTACCCGAGTTACTACCCGGCGGCGCCGCTGCCGGCGCCGTACGATCACCACCACCGGGTGCCGCATCCACAGATGGACCCGAACTGGGGCGGCGGGAGGTACCGGTGCGGGCCGGTGATGCAGGTGCCGACGCCGTACGTGGAGCACCAGAAGGCGGTGACGATAAGGAACGATGTGAATTTGAAGAAGGAGTCTTTGAGGGTTGAGCCCGATGAGGAGAACCCCGGGTGGTTTCTGTTGTCTTTCACTTTTGATGCCACTGTTGCTGGGAG CATCACCATCATTTTCTTTGCAAAAGAAGGCGAGGGCTGTAACCTGACACCGATGAAGTTTAGCCTCCTTCCACCTTTGACGGTATATTTTCAACAAGGTTTGGGCCAGAAGTTCAAACAACCCCCTGGAACTGGAATTAACTTCTCAATGTTTGATGAGACAGAGTTAATGAAAGTAGCAGGCTTGGATGTATATCCTCTAGCAGTGAAGGCAGAGGCATCCCCACCCGAGCATGATGGATCAGAGGGAAACTCTGTATCTGTAGCAACAAACTCTCAGATAACTCAGGCTGTATTTGAGAGGGAGAAAGGTGAATTCCAGGTGAGGGTTGTCAAGCAGATTCTTTGGGTGAGTGGGATGAGGTATGAACTACAGGAGATATATGGCATTGGTAATTCAGTCGAAGATGACTTGGACAGTAACGACCCAGGAAAAGAATGTGTCATTTGCCTGTCTGAACCACGGGACACAACTGTTCTTCCATGCCGGCACATG TGTATGTGCAGTGGGTGTGCCAAGGTTTTGAGATACCAGACAAACCGATGCCCGATTTGCCGACAACCAGTTGAGAGGCTTTTGGAGATAAAGGTCAACAATGGTCCAGAGGAATGA
- the LOC101309855 gene encoding putative serine/threonine-protein kinase-like, whose product MKFPIPCTNCFHSSPGEAPQRLRQDGQDQENFRIFSCKELKSATNGFHASNKLGEGGFGSVFKGKLKDGTFVAIKVLSIELESMRGEREFIAELAALSVISHENLVKLRGCCVDGVARYLVYDYMINNSLAHTLLGGEQNRMKFSWDLRRSVALGIARGLAYLHFEVEPHILHRDIKASNILLDENFMPKVGDFGLSKLLRENHSHISTRVAGTMGYLAPEYAISGRLTRKSDVYSFGVLLLEIVSGRAIVDFDMQLGEQFLVQKAWESYKADNLLQLVDPTLHMNFPKDEALRFLKVGLLCVQEMARLRPRMTRTVEMLAGEIEMKDYQISQPGLVSDFTNIKMDQHQSGDQSTFSRGSAASTIQTRFSSEEFKLSS is encoded by the exons ATGAAGTTCCCAATTCCCTGCACAAATTGCTTCCACTCCTCACCTGGAGAAGCCCCTCAAAGATTGAGGCAAG ATGGTCAAGATCAGGAAAATTTCAGAATTTTCTCTTGCAAGGAGTTGAAATCTGCCACTAATGGCTTCCACGCCTCGAACAAGCTTGGAGAAGGTGGCTTTGGCTCAGTTTTTAAG GGTAAGCTTAAGGATGGTACTTTTGTGGCTATAAAGGTGCTCTCCATCGAACTCGAATCGATGCGAGGAGAGAGGGAGTTCATAGCTGAATTGGCTGCACTTTCTGTAATCAGTCATGAAAATCTTGTTAAATTGCGAGGGTGTTGTGTTGATGGTGTTGCCAGATATTTGGTCTATGATTACATGATAAACAATAGTCTTGCACACACTTTATTAG GTGGAGAGCAAAACAGGATGAAATTTAGTTGGGATTTAAGGAGGAGCGTTGCATTAGGAATAGCTCGTGGACTTGCCTATCTGCATTTCGAGGTTGAACCTCATATTCTGCACCGAGACATTAAGGCGAGTAACATACTTCTTGATGAAAACTTCATGCCAAAGGTTGGAGATTTTGGCTTATCGAAGCTGTTAAGAGAAAACCATTCTCATATCAGTACTCGGGTTGCTGGGACAAT GGGTTATCTTGCTCCAGAATATGCTATTAGCGGACGCTTGACGCGGAAATCAGATGTTTACAGCTTTGGAGTTCTGCTGTTGGAGATTGTCAGCGGCCGTGCAATTGTGGATTTTGATATGCAACTTGGGGAGCAATTTCTGGTTCAGAAG GCATGGGAATCATACAAGGCCGACAACCTCCTGCAGCTAGTTGATCCTACACTTCATATGAACTTCCCCAAAGATGAAGCTCTACGATTCTTAAAAGTAGGCCTTCTTTGTGTGCAAGAAATGGCAAGACTCCGGCCACGAATGACAAGGACTGTTGAGATGTTGGCGGGTGAGATTGAAATGAAAGATTATCAGATTTCACAACCTGGACTTGTTTCTGATTTTACAAACATCAAAATGGATCAGCATCAGTCAGGTGATCAGAGTACTTTCTCCAGGGGCTCCGCAGCTAGTACCATTCAAACACGTTTTTCATCTGAGGAGTTCAAGTTATCCTCGTAA
- the LOC101308990 gene encoding uncharacterized protein LOC101308990 yields MKLVKLQILHGSLARRVFFRAFFIAAAMSIIPLVHILSGSYLKMFNYVSTIDCASEYGGDNVNLDPGKFMFQTRFLNPIWGAFDAEKCKQDVNLTVTVVRELMGKQLLNGDKALCVGEGSASAVMALQDLGFPNARGVYEHRFFSLKHKQFVYEIDYEDKSFDFVFCRDLDKVSVPALLVLEIERVLSPGGIGAMLVGSSGLAPNSLIRSATPISSLLKSSSIVHVNYISNFTLVVFRKSYENAGLFEQYRLPADCQSLTNNRPFIEKMEPLVMEKSLEDGGMVTYLPNVIDVSSKKRLVYIDIGAAEHLKSNVTNWFLPSYPITHKAFHVYFVDHNTTVLLSYVKKPGITFVYHPGLAGIKDKSSVNIEGEADPYVADEGFDFLDWFKETVQHAEFVVLKMNAGNVELKFLRDLFESGAICFVDELFLHCSGNIDGEGPMPIDCMDIFKSLRSSGVYVHQWWGEDNPVEVL; encoded by the coding sequence ATGAAGCTCGTGAAACTCCAGATCCTTCATGGATCTCTAGCCCGGCGCGTGTTTTTCCGCGCTTTCTTTATCGCCGCGGCTATGTCTATTATTCCGTTGGTTCACATTTTATCCGGGTCTTACCTGAAAATGTTTAACTATGTGAGCACTATTGACTGTGCATCCGAATATGGCGGGGACAATGTCAACTTGGACCCGGGCAAGTTCATGTTTCAGACCCGGTTTCTGAATCCCATTTGGGGCGCTTTCGATGCCGAGAAGTGCAAGCAAGATGTGAACTTGACTGTAACGGTGGTCAGAGAGCTAATGGGCAAGCAGCTTTTGAATGGCGATAAGGCTCTCTGTGTTGGTGAAGGATCAGCCTCGGCCGTGATGGCTTTGCAAGATTTGGGGTTTCCTAATGCCCGTGGTGTTTATGAGCACAGATTCTTCTCCCTCAAGCACAAACAGTTTGTGTATGAGATTGACTATGAGGACAAGTCTTTTGACTTCGTGTTCTGTAGGGATCTAGACAAGGTTTCTGTCCCTGCTCTGCTTGTGCTCGAGATTGAGCGTGTTCTTAGCCCAGGTGGAATTGGGGCTATGCTTGTTGGTAGCAGTGGTTTGGCTCCGAATAGCCTGATACGGTCTGCTACCCCAATTTCTTCATTGTTGAAGAGTTCCAGTATCGTGCACGTTAATTATATCAGCAATTTCACACTGGTTGTGTTCAGGAAGAGTTACGAAAATGCTGGTCTATTTGAGCAGTATCGCCTTCCGGCGGACTGCCAATCCCTCACGAACAATAGACCTTTCATTGAGAAAATGGAGCCTCTTGTGATGGAGAAGTCTTTGGAGGATGGAGGAATGGTTACTTATCTGCCTAATGTTATTGATGTTTCCTCAAAAAAGCGGTTGGTCTATATCGATATTGGGGCAGCAGAGCATCTGAAATCAAATGTCACAAACTGGTTCCTGCCTTCTTATCCGATTACACACAAAGCTTTCCATGTTTATTTTGTTGACCACAACACTACTGTGCTATTGTCCTATGTCAAGAAGCCGGGAATCACCTTTGTTTATCATCCAGGGCTGGCTGGAATCAAGGACAAGAGCAGTGTTAACATTGAAGGAGAAGCAGATCCATATGTTGCAGATGAAGGATTTGATTTTCTTGATTGGTTCAAAGAAACAGTGCAGCATGCCGAGTTTGTGGTGCTTAAGATGAATGCAGGCAATGTTGAATTGAAGTTCCTGAGGGATCTATTTGAGAGTGGAGCCATATGCTTTGTCGACGAGCTCTTTCTTCACTGCTCTGGCAACATAGACGGGGAAGGTCCAATGCCAATAGATTGTATGGACATCTTCAAGAGCCTCCGAAGCAGTGGTGTGTATGTGCATCAGTGGTGGGGGGAAGACAACCCCGTCGAAGTTCTGTGA
- the LOC101309662 gene encoding serine/threonine-protein kinase-like protein CCR1-like has translation MQTHHTISWFSQFTLLSVLLLLLFFKTASGFGSMGPISASFGESGFFCAIDASGKQEVVCWGKNSSASTPSSASLPTSASFSNIPAMAALSGGEGFLCGILSNTSQAYCWSSIAPGIDLVPPTFKTNAYSHIAAGKSHVCAIRGSYYSDHELGTVDCWEIYETGNSTLSSKQSTLFYDQSISNLVFKRVVSGEGFSCGGIREGGLVCWGPNSANLGVSGVLDNFTALASGKDSLCGISEVTGQVQCWGDADLLAGHPNDTHYVALAAGARHFCGIREDNHGVECWGIFNSSLVPKGPGFVAIASSDFTTCGIREDDLVLDCWASNATSSQKPEYDPPLELCSPGLCSAGSCGVGKFAFNASVLNEVDLTSLCVRTDLTICSPCGSNCSEGYFLSSSCTEHADRVCTACSLCQNSTCWDICGLQAPPEMKRKLWHHIRRLVIIFGSCALGFLLVLISWCFLPRLTTSRKEEGTKKQFKSCIGKPELEADNNEDSEAPLSVVPCPGLAQVFRLSELKDATNGFKEFNELGRGSYGFVYKAVLAEGQQVAVKRANAATIIHTNSRDFEMELEVLCQIRHCNIVNLLGYCSEMGERLLVYEYMPHGTLYDHLHGGLSPLNWGFRLKIAMQAAKGLEYLHKEFVPPIVHRDVKTSNILLDSEWSARIADFGLLTSNDKDLGGDLETDVYNFGRVLLEILSGRKAYDRDYDPPSIVEWALPLIKQNKAAAIIDRYVALPRNVEPLLKLADIAGLAVKEKPNERPTMSDIASWLEHIVKDGLTL, from the coding sequence ATGCAAACCCACCACACCATTTCTTGGTTCTCTCAGTTTACACTGCTCTCTGTTCTTCTTCTACTTCTCTTCTTCAAAACTGCATCTGGGTTTGGATCAATGGGGCCAATCTCGGCTTCCTTTGGTGAAAGTGGCTTCTTCTGCGCCATAGATGCTAGCGGCAAGCAGGAAGTGGTCTGTTGGGGCAAGAACAGCTCGGCGTCGACACCTTCCTCGGCTTCTTTGCCTACTTCGGCGTCTTTCAGCAACATTCCAGCGATGGCTGCGCTCTCCGGCGGTGAAGGCTTTCTCTGCGGCATTTTATCCAATACTTCTCAGGCGTATTGTTGGAGCTCCATTGCCCCAGGTATAGATCTCGTACCACCCACTTTCAAGACCAACGCTTATTCTCATATTGCCGCAGGGAAAAGCCACGTCTGTGCCATCAGAGGCTCTTATTATTCCGATCATGAATTGGGTACAGTGGATTGTTGGGAGATTTATGAAACTGGGAATAGTACTCTGAGTTCAAAACAGAGTACTCTGTTTTATGACCAGTCAATCAGCAATCTTGTTTTCAAAAGGGTTGTTTCTGGTGAAGGGTTTAGCTGTGGTGGGATTAGAGAAGGAGGGCTTGTTTGCTGGGGACCCAACTCTGCTAATTTAGGGGTCTCTGGTGTGCTAGACAATTTCACAGCTTTGGCTTCAGGGAAGGATTCACTGTGTGGAATTTCAGAGGTGACTGGTCAGGTTCAATGTTGGGGTGATGCTGATTTGTTAGCTGGTCATCCTAATGATACCCACTACGTGGCGCTGGCCGCTGGGGCTCGCCATTTTTGTGGGATTAGAGAAGATAACCATGGAGTTGAGTGTTGGGGGATCTTCAACTCTTCTTTGGTTCCTAAAGGCCCAGGGTTTGTGGCAATTGCTTCGTCTGATTTCACTACTTGTGGGATTAGGGAGGATGATCTGGTGTTGGATTGTTGGGCTTCTAATGCAACTTCCTCGCAGAAACCCGAGTATGATCCTCCATTGGAGTTGTGTAGTCCGGGTCTTTGTAGTGCTGGTTCTTGTGGTGTGGGGAAGTTTGCTTTCAATGCTAGTGTTCTTAATGAGGTGGATTTGACAAGCTTGTGTGTTAGAACAGATCTAACGATTTGTTCACCTTGTGGGTCGAATTGTTCTGAAGGATACTTCTTGTCGAGTTCATGTACTGAACATGCTGATAGGGTGTGCACAGCTTGCTCTCTTTGCCAAAATAGCACTTGCTGGGATATTTGTGGGCTTCAAGCACCTCCAGAGATGAAGAGGAAGCTTTGGCATCATATTCGGAGATTGGTGATCATATTCGGGTCTTGTGCTTTGGGTTTCTTGTTGGTGTTAATCAGTTGGTGCTTTCTGCCCCGTTTGACCACTTCTCGTAAGGAAGAAGGGACCAAGAAGCAGTTCAAGTCTTGCATTGGCAAGCCAGAGTTGGAAGCAGACAATAATGAAGATTCAGAAGCTCCTCTATCTGTTGTTCCATGTCCTGGGCTGGCTCAAGTGTTCAGACTATCGGAACTAAAAGATGCAACCAACGGGTTCAAGGAGTTTAATGAGCTTGGTAGGGGAAGCTACGGCTTTGTTTACAAAGCTGTGCTAGCAGAAGGGCAGCAAGTTGCAGTCAAGAGAGCAAATGCTGCCACTATAATTCACACAAACAGTAGGGACTTTGAAATGGAACTAGAAGTTCTTTGCCAAATCCGACACTGTAATATTGTGAACTTGTTAGGTTACTGCTCTGAGATGGGAGAGAGGCTGCTTGTATACGAGTACATGCCCCATGGTACACTTTATGACCATCTCCATGGTGGTCTTTCTCCTCTAAACTGGGGCTTTCGTTTAAAAATTGCAATGCAGGCTGCAAAGGGGCTCGAGTACCTTCACAAGGAATTCGTGCCTCCCATTGTCCACCGTGATGTCAAGACCTCAAACATTCTTTTGGATTCTGAATGGAGTGCAAGAATTGCAGATTTCGGACTCCTTACTTCTAATGACAAGGATCTTGGTGGGGATTTGGAGACTGATGTTTACAACTTCGGGAGAGTACTGCTAGAGATTCTCAGTGGACGGAAAGCTTATGACAGAGATTACGATCCTCCAAGTATAGTTGAGTGGGCATTGCCTTTAATAAAACAGAACAAAGCAGCTGCCATCATTGATCGTTATGTAGCTCTTCCGAGAAATGTTGAACCTTTGCTTAAACTTGCTGATATAGCAGGACTAGCTGTTAAAGAAAAGCCTAACGAGCGTCCTACCATGTCTGATATTGCATCTTGGTTGGAGCACATTGTGAAAGATGGTTTGACCTTGTAA